One genomic window of Channa argus isolate prfri chromosome 5, Channa argus male v1.0, whole genome shotgun sequence includes the following:
- the LOC137127146 gene encoding poly(rC)-binding protein 2 isoform X2 has translation MDSGVIEGGLNVTLTIRLLMHGKEVGSIIGKKGESVKKMREESGARINISEGNCPERIITLAGPTTAIFKAFSMIIEKLEEDISSSMTNSTATSKPPVTLRIVVPASQCGSLIGKGGCKIKEIRESTGAQVQVAGDMLPNSTERAITIAGTPQSIIECVKQICVVMLESPPKGVTIPYRPKPSGSPVIFAGGQAYAVQGQHAIPQPDLTKLHQLAMQQSPFPITPSNQGFTGIEASAQTSSHEMTIPNDLIGCIIGRQGAKINEIRQMSGAQIKIANPVDGSTDRQVTITGSPASISLAEYLINASVESSKPPPSSSSSLNPEQTSLCPPSTSTTTTTTTTTTTTTTTTSSAATSSFSSSSSSSSCVVPPSASIPLSLLAPGPPPPSSSSSSSSSTDSLLPSSPACVSSLLNLKPLPLLALHVVSGPSNPAHPIPTEPKIAPELGSKSKRRRLSPY, from the exons ATGGACTCCGGTGTGATTGAAGGAGGGCTTAATGTCACTCTTACCATTAGGCTGCTCATGCATGGCAAG GAAGTTGGGAGTATTATTGGAAAG AAAGGGGAATCTGTGAAGAAGATGAGAGAAGAG AGTGGGGCACGCATCAACATCTCTGAGGGCAATTGTCCTGAGAGGATCATTACTTTGGCAGGTCCAACCACCGCCATCTTTAAGGCATTCTCCATGATCATTGAAAAGCTGGAAGAG GACATAAGCAGCTCAATGACAAACAGCACAGCTACCAGCAAGCCCCCAGTGACTCTACGCATTGTGGTGCCTGCCAGTCAGTGTGGCTCTCTCATCGGTAAAGGTGGCTGCAAGATCAAGGAAATTCGAGAG TCAACCGGTGCTCAGGTACAAGTGGCAGGAGACATGCTCCCCAACTCCACAGAGCGTGCCATCACCATTGCTGGCACTCCCCAGTCAATAATTGAGTGTGTGAAGCAGATCTGCGTAGTTATGCTCGAG TCTCCTCCTAAGGGAGTCACTATCCCCTACCGACCTAAGCCTTCAGGATCCCCCGTCATTTTTGCAGGTGGACAG gCATATGCTGTACAAGGGCAGCACGCGATTCCACAGCCAGAT CTCACCAAGCTTCACCAGCTGGCTATGCAGCAGAGCCCCTTCCCCATCACACCAAGCAACCAGGGATTCACTG GAATAGAAGCTTCTGCCCAGACCAGTTCCCATGAGATGACCATTCCAAATGAt CTTATTGGGTGCATCATCGGCCGCCAGGGAGCAAAGATTAACGAGATCAGACAAATGTCGGGTGCCCAGATCAAGATCGCAAATCCAGTGGATGGCTCAACTGACCGCCAGGTCACCATCACAGGCTCGCCTGCCAGCATCAGTCTGGCTGAGTACCTCATCAACGCCAG TGTAGAGTCCTCTAaacctcctccctcctcctcctcctccttgaaCCCTGAACAGACCAGCCTGTGCCCTCCTTCCAcctctactactactactaccactactactactactactaccaccaccaccacttcttCTGCTGctacctcctccttctcttcctcctcctcctcttcctcctgtgtgGTGCCCCCCTCAGCCTCCATTCCTCTGTCCTTGTTGGCTCCAGGGCCgcctcctccttcctcttcttcctcctcttcctcctccactgaTTCCCTGCTCCCCAGCTCTCCTGCCTGTGTGTCAAGTCTCCTCAATCTGAAGCCCCTCCCTCTCTTGGCCCTCCATGTTGTCAGCGGGCCCAGTAACCCCGCACACCCAATCCCCACTGAGCCCAAAATCGCCCCAGAGCTGGGCTCCAAGTCTAAAAGGCGAAGGCTCTCCCCTTACTAA
- the LOC137127146 gene encoding poly(rC)-binding protein 2 isoform X6 codes for MDSGVIEGGLNVTLTIRLLMHGKEVGSIIGKKGESVKKMREESGARINISEGNCPERIITLAGPTTAIFKAFSMIIEKLEEDISSSMTNSTATSKPPVTLRIVVPASQCGSLIGKGGCKIKEIRESTGAQVQVAGDMLPNSTERAITIAGTPQSIIECVKQICVVMLESPPKGVTIPYRPKPSGSPVIFAGGQAYAVQGQHAIPQPDLTKLHQLAMQQSPFPITPSNQGFTGIEASAQTSSHEMTIPNDLIGCIIGRQGAKINEIRQMSGAQIKIANPVDGSTDRQVTITGSPASISLAEYLINARLSSEATGLAAN; via the exons ATGGACTCCGGTGTGATTGAAGGAGGGCTTAATGTCACTCTTACCATTAGGCTGCTCATGCATGGCAAG GAAGTTGGGAGTATTATTGGAAAG AAAGGGGAATCTGTGAAGAAGATGAGAGAAGAG AGTGGGGCACGCATCAACATCTCTGAGGGCAATTGTCCTGAGAGGATCATTACTTTGGCAGGTCCAACCACCGCCATCTTTAAGGCATTCTCCATGATCATTGAAAAGCTGGAAGAG GACATAAGCAGCTCAATGACAAACAGCACAGCTACCAGCAAGCCCCCAGTGACTCTACGCATTGTGGTGCCTGCCAGTCAGTGTGGCTCTCTCATCGGTAAAGGTGGCTGCAAGATCAAGGAAATTCGAGAG TCAACCGGTGCTCAGGTACAAGTGGCAGGAGACATGCTCCCCAACTCCACAGAGCGTGCCATCACCATTGCTGGCACTCCCCAGTCAATAATTGAGTGTGTGAAGCAGATCTGCGTAGTTATGCTCGAG TCTCCTCCTAAGGGAGTCACTATCCCCTACCGACCTAAGCCTTCAGGATCCCCCGTCATTTTTGCAGGTGGACAG gCATATGCTGTACAAGGGCAGCACGCGATTCCACAGCCAGAT CTCACCAAGCTTCACCAGCTGGCTATGCAGCAGAGCCCCTTCCCCATCACACCAAGCAACCAGGGATTCACTG GAATAGAAGCTTCTGCCCAGACCAGTTCCCATGAGATGACCATTCCAAATGAt CTTATTGGGTGCATCATCGGCCGCCAGGGAGCAAAGATTAACGAGATCAGACAAATGTCGGGTGCCCAGATCAAGATCGCAAATCCAGTGGATGGCTCAACTGACCGCCAGGTCACCATCACAGGCTCGCCTGCCAGCATCAGTCTGGCTGAGTACCTCATCAACGCCAG GCTTTCCTCTGAGGCCACAGGACTGGCAGCCAACTGA
- the prr13 gene encoding proline rich 13: MWPNQGPPPPMGPPNPAYPPGSNPAYPVVAPPGAFPQPPNPAFPPGHYPADMNPAMVPHAPYGPPGPHTYPVVPGGFPGAPPPGAYPGPYPHSPNAGHYKGHHKDKHHGALPGVLAGGLAGVGMGVVGHKANKKMKKKMKKAHKHGHHKHGKSSSSSSSSSDSD, encoded by the exons ATGTGGCCCAATCAAG GTCCTCCTCCTCCAATGGGCCCTCCAAACCCTGCCTACCCTCCAGGCAGCAACCCTGCATATCCAGTTGTGGCTCCTCCAGGAGCATTCCCCCAGCCTCCAAATCCAGCGTTCCCACCTGGCCATTACCCAGCCGATATGAACCCGGCCATGGTACCACATGCTCCTTATGGACCTCCAGGACCTCACACTTATCCCGTGGTTCCAGGTGGATTTCCAGGAGCCCCACCTCCAGGTGCTTACCCAGGTCCCTACCCCCACTCTCCAAATGCAGGCCACTATAAAGGCCACCACAAGGATAAACATCATGGCGCCCTGCCTGGAGTATTAGCTGGAGGATTGGCAGGAGTAGGAATGGGGGTGGTTGGccacaaagcaaacaagaagatgaagaagaagatgaagaaagcACATAAGCATGGGCACCACAAACATGGCAAG tccagcagtagtagcagcagcagcagtgactcAGACTGA
- the LOC137127965 gene encoding anti-Muellerian hormone type-2 receptor-like, which translates to MNLQLWRLILTVECIFVCIYSQTLPKRRCAFKVTAQNNKYTTAGKVNESVQVCENTQCCVSYYVVINGQPKVDVLACDIVEKSCPDATCKAETRFNGRLIKCVCNTDLCNRNISWTTGSEQLQLTYSNSKDEVLEATVIILPGLFLILFFMCVAVKSKRLILEPKHNLLSCPVDDNVQPLCSCQTTGTAEIEIDDIKLQQILHRGHFATVWQGEYQGSIVAVKVFPAEWKHIFTAEKEVYELPLMKHAGIVNFLGTGKEPDCSSWLIVLQLAEYGSLHSYLCKHTTNWTLSLKFCQSLSEGLSFLHSDLHKYDVHKPSVAHRHLSSSNVLVRADDSCVLCDFGCSTILRSCSGQWLSPMTSVEGHTQMGTLRYMSPEILEGSVNLSSSSCLMQGDIYSLGLLLWEIWMRCSDLFEGGIVPPHLLPYESELGADPMLKDLLQFVFQMQKRPSIPEHWALLPQGSALQELLTDCWDWDPDARLTTQCVLERLASLQPCYSP; encoded by the exons aATGCATCTTTGTATGTATCTACAGCCAGACTTTACCTAAGAGACGGTGTGCGTTCAAAGTGACAGCGCAGAACAACAAGTACACAACAGCTGGGAAGGTGAATGAGTCTGTGCAGGTCTGTGAAAACACCCAGTGCTGTGTGAGTTATTACGTGGTCATCAATGGTCAGCCGAAGGTTGACGTTCTCG CTTGTGATATAGTTGAAAAGTCTTGTCCCGATGCAACCTGCAAGGCAGAAACACGCTTTAATGGTCGCCTCATTAAATGCGTGTGCAACACAGACCTCTGCAACAGGAACATCTCTTGGACCACAGGATCCGAACAGCTTCAACTCACCTACTCTAACTCTAAGG ATGAAGTATTGGAAGCCACTGTCATAATTCTTCCTGGACTGTTCCTCATCCTGTTCTTTATGTGTGTTGCTGTTAAGTCAAAAAGACTCATTTTAGAGCCaa AGCACAATTTACTGTCCTGCCCTGTTGATGACAATGTCCAACCACTGTGTTCCTGCCAAACAACAGGGACCGCTGAGATTGAAATTGATGACATCAAACTACAGCAA attttacacCGTGGGCATTTTGCAACTGTTTGGCAGGGAGAATACCAGGGATCCATAGTGGCTGTGAAAGTTTTCCCTGCAGAATGGAAGCATATATTTactgcagagaaagaggttTATGAGCTGCCACTGATGAAGCATGCTGGGATTGTCAACTTCCTGGGGACTGGGAAGGAACCAGATTGTAGCAGTTGGCTTATTGTCCTGCAACTTGCTGAATAT GGTTCTCTCCATTCCTATTTGTGTAAACACACCACCAACTGGACGTTGTCACTGAAGTTTTGCCAGTCTTTATCAGAGGGACTTTCCTTTCTTCACTCTGACCTTCACAAATACG ATGTGCATAAACCTTCTGTGGCTCACAGGCACCTCAGCAGCTCCAATGTGCTTGTGAGAGCAGATGATAGCTGTGTCCTGTGTGATTTTGGATGCTCCACCATCCTGCGTTCCTGTTCAGGACAATGGCTGAGCCCAATGACAAGCGTGGAG GGTCATACTCAGATGGGCACACTGCGCTACATGTCCCCTGAGATCCTGGAAGGCTCTGTAAACCTAAGTAGCAGTTCATGTCTCATGCAGGGCGACATCTATTCTTTGGGACTGCTACTGTGGGAGATCTGGATGCGCTGCTCTGATTTATTTGAAG GCGGCATTGTTCCTCCACATCTTCTGCCTTATGAATCTGAGCTGGGAGCTGATCCAATGTTGAAAGATCTCCTCCAGTTTGTATTTCAAATGCAAAAGAGACCATCCATACCTGAACATTGGGCGTTGCTACCACAG GGATCAGCACTGCAGGAGCTCCTGACAGATTGTTGGGACTGGGACCCTGATGCCCGACTGACAACTCAGTGTGTTTTGGAGAGATTAGCCTCTCTTCAGCCTTGTTATTCTCCAtga
- the LOC137127146 gene encoding poly(rC)-binding protein 2 isoform X3, giving the protein MDSGVIEGGLNVTLTIRLLMHGKEVGSIIGKKGESVKKMREESGARINISEGNCPERIITLAGPTTAIFKAFSMIIEKLEEDISSSMTNSTATSKPPVTLRIVVPASQCGSLIGKGGCKIKEIRESTGAQVQVAGDMLPNSTERAITIAGTPQSIIECVKQICVVMLESPPKGVTIPYRPKPSGSPVIFAGGQSSSAAISPQLTKLHQLAMQQSPFPITPSNQGFTGIEASAQTSSHEMTIPNDLIGCIIGRQGAKINEIRQMSGAQIKIANPVDGSTDRQVTITGSPASISLAEYLINASVESSKPPPSSSSSLNPEQTSLCPPSTSTTTTTTTTTTTTTTTTSSAATSSFSSSSSSSSCVVPPSASIPLSLLAPGPPPPSSSSSSSSSTDSLLPSSPACVSSLLNLKPLPLLALHVVSGPSNPAHPIPTEPKIAPELGSKSKRRRLSPY; this is encoded by the exons ATGGACTCCGGTGTGATTGAAGGAGGGCTTAATGTCACTCTTACCATTAGGCTGCTCATGCATGGCAAG GAAGTTGGGAGTATTATTGGAAAG AAAGGGGAATCTGTGAAGAAGATGAGAGAAGAG AGTGGGGCACGCATCAACATCTCTGAGGGCAATTGTCCTGAGAGGATCATTACTTTGGCAGGTCCAACCACCGCCATCTTTAAGGCATTCTCCATGATCATTGAAAAGCTGGAAGAG GACATAAGCAGCTCAATGACAAACAGCACAGCTACCAGCAAGCCCCCAGTGACTCTACGCATTGTGGTGCCTGCCAGTCAGTGTGGCTCTCTCATCGGTAAAGGTGGCTGCAAGATCAAGGAAATTCGAGAG TCAACCGGTGCTCAGGTACAAGTGGCAGGAGACATGCTCCCCAACTCCACAGAGCGTGCCATCACCATTGCTGGCACTCCCCAGTCAATAATTGAGTGTGTGAAGCAGATCTGCGTAGTTATGCTCGAG TCTCCTCCTAAGGGAGTCACTATCCCCTACCGACCTAAGCCTTCAGGATCCCCCGTCATTTTTGCAGGTGGACAG tCTTCCTCTGCTGCTATCTCTCCACAGCTCACCAAGCTTCACCAGCTGGCTATGCAGCAGAGCCCCTTCCCCATCACACCAAGCAACCAGGGATTCACTG GAATAGAAGCTTCTGCCCAGACCAGTTCCCATGAGATGACCATTCCAAATGAt CTTATTGGGTGCATCATCGGCCGCCAGGGAGCAAAGATTAACGAGATCAGACAAATGTCGGGTGCCCAGATCAAGATCGCAAATCCAGTGGATGGCTCAACTGACCGCCAGGTCACCATCACAGGCTCGCCTGCCAGCATCAGTCTGGCTGAGTACCTCATCAACGCCAG TGTAGAGTCCTCTAaacctcctccctcctcctcctcctccttgaaCCCTGAACAGACCAGCCTGTGCCCTCCTTCCAcctctactactactactaccactactactactactactaccaccaccaccacttcttCTGCTGctacctcctccttctcttcctcctcctcctcttcctcctgtgtgGTGCCCCCCTCAGCCTCCATTCCTCTGTCCTTGTTGGCTCCAGGGCCgcctcctccttcctcttcttcctcctcttcctcctccactgaTTCCCTGCTCCCCAGCTCTCCTGCCTGTGTGTCAAGTCTCCTCAATCTGAAGCCCCTCCCTCTCTTGGCCCTCCATGTTGTCAGCGGGCCCAGTAACCCCGCACACCCAATCCCCACTGAGCCCAAAATCGCCCCAGAGCTGGGCTCCAAGTCTAAAAGGCGAAGGCTCTCCCCTTACTAA
- the LOC137127146 gene encoding poly(rC)-binding protein 2 isoform X1: MDSGVIEGGLNVTLTIRLLMHGKEVGSIIGKKGESVKKMREESGARINISEGNCPERIITLAGPTTAIFKAFSMIIEKLEEDISSSMTNSTATSKPPVTLRIVVPASQCGSLIGKGGCKIKEIRESTGAQVQVAGDMLPNSTERAITIAGTPQSIIECVKQICVVMLESPPKGVTIPYRPKPSGSPVIFAGGQAYAVQGQHAIPQPDSSSAAISPQLTKLHQLAMQQSPFPITPSNQGFTGIEASAQTSSHEMTIPNDLIGCIIGRQGAKINEIRQMSGAQIKIANPVDGSTDRQVTITGSPASISLAEYLINASVESSKPPPSSSSSLNPEQTSLCPPSTSTTTTTTTTTTTTTTTTSSAATSSFSSSSSSSSCVVPPSASIPLSLLAPGPPPPSSSSSSSSSTDSLLPSSPACVSSLLNLKPLPLLALHVVSGPSNPAHPIPTEPKIAPELGSKSKRRRLSPY, from the exons ATGGACTCCGGTGTGATTGAAGGAGGGCTTAATGTCACTCTTACCATTAGGCTGCTCATGCATGGCAAG GAAGTTGGGAGTATTATTGGAAAG AAAGGGGAATCTGTGAAGAAGATGAGAGAAGAG AGTGGGGCACGCATCAACATCTCTGAGGGCAATTGTCCTGAGAGGATCATTACTTTGGCAGGTCCAACCACCGCCATCTTTAAGGCATTCTCCATGATCATTGAAAAGCTGGAAGAG GACATAAGCAGCTCAATGACAAACAGCACAGCTACCAGCAAGCCCCCAGTGACTCTACGCATTGTGGTGCCTGCCAGTCAGTGTGGCTCTCTCATCGGTAAAGGTGGCTGCAAGATCAAGGAAATTCGAGAG TCAACCGGTGCTCAGGTACAAGTGGCAGGAGACATGCTCCCCAACTCCACAGAGCGTGCCATCACCATTGCTGGCACTCCCCAGTCAATAATTGAGTGTGTGAAGCAGATCTGCGTAGTTATGCTCGAG TCTCCTCCTAAGGGAGTCACTATCCCCTACCGACCTAAGCCTTCAGGATCCCCCGTCATTTTTGCAGGTGGACAG gCATATGCTGTACAAGGGCAGCACGCGATTCCACAGCCAGAT tCTTCCTCTGCTGCTATCTCTCCACAGCTCACCAAGCTTCACCAGCTGGCTATGCAGCAGAGCCCCTTCCCCATCACACCAAGCAACCAGGGATTCACTG GAATAGAAGCTTCTGCCCAGACCAGTTCCCATGAGATGACCATTCCAAATGAt CTTATTGGGTGCATCATCGGCCGCCAGGGAGCAAAGATTAACGAGATCAGACAAATGTCGGGTGCCCAGATCAAGATCGCAAATCCAGTGGATGGCTCAACTGACCGCCAGGTCACCATCACAGGCTCGCCTGCCAGCATCAGTCTGGCTGAGTACCTCATCAACGCCAG TGTAGAGTCCTCTAaacctcctccctcctcctcctcctccttgaaCCCTGAACAGACCAGCCTGTGCCCTCCTTCCAcctctactactactactaccactactactactactactaccaccaccaccacttcttCTGCTGctacctcctccttctcttcctcctcctcctcttcctcctgtgtgGTGCCCCCCTCAGCCTCCATTCCTCTGTCCTTGTTGGCTCCAGGGCCgcctcctccttcctcttcttcctcctcttcctcctccactgaTTCCCTGCTCCCCAGCTCTCCTGCCTGTGTGTCAAGTCTCCTCAATCTGAAGCCCCTCCCTCTCTTGGCCCTCCATGTTGTCAGCGGGCCCAGTAACCCCGCACACCCAATCCCCACTGAGCCCAAAATCGCCCCAGAGCTGGGCTCCAAGTCTAAAAGGCGAAGGCTCTCCCCTTACTAA
- the LOC137127146 gene encoding poly(rC)-binding protein 2 isoform X4: MDSGVIEGGLNVTLTIRLLMHGKEVGSIIGKKGESVKKMREESGARINISEGNCPERIITLAGPTTAIFKAFSMIIEKLEEDISSSMTNSTATSKPPVTLRIVVPASQCGSLIGKGGCKIKEIRESTGAQVQVAGDMLPNSTERAITIAGTPQSIIECVKQICVVMLESPPKGVTIPYRPKPSGSPVIFAGGQLTKLHQLAMQQSPFPITPSNQGFTGIEASAQTSSHEMTIPNDLIGCIIGRQGAKINEIRQMSGAQIKIANPVDGSTDRQVTITGSPASISLAEYLINASVESSKPPPSSSSSLNPEQTSLCPPSTSTTTTTTTTTTTTTTTTSSAATSSFSSSSSSSSCVVPPSASIPLSLLAPGPPPPSSSSSSSSSTDSLLPSSPACVSSLLNLKPLPLLALHVVSGPSNPAHPIPTEPKIAPELGSKSKRRRLSPY, encoded by the exons ATGGACTCCGGTGTGATTGAAGGAGGGCTTAATGTCACTCTTACCATTAGGCTGCTCATGCATGGCAAG GAAGTTGGGAGTATTATTGGAAAG AAAGGGGAATCTGTGAAGAAGATGAGAGAAGAG AGTGGGGCACGCATCAACATCTCTGAGGGCAATTGTCCTGAGAGGATCATTACTTTGGCAGGTCCAACCACCGCCATCTTTAAGGCATTCTCCATGATCATTGAAAAGCTGGAAGAG GACATAAGCAGCTCAATGACAAACAGCACAGCTACCAGCAAGCCCCCAGTGACTCTACGCATTGTGGTGCCTGCCAGTCAGTGTGGCTCTCTCATCGGTAAAGGTGGCTGCAAGATCAAGGAAATTCGAGAG TCAACCGGTGCTCAGGTACAAGTGGCAGGAGACATGCTCCCCAACTCCACAGAGCGTGCCATCACCATTGCTGGCACTCCCCAGTCAATAATTGAGTGTGTGAAGCAGATCTGCGTAGTTATGCTCGAG TCTCCTCCTAAGGGAGTCACTATCCCCTACCGACCTAAGCCTTCAGGATCCCCCGTCATTTTTGCAGGTGGACAG CTCACCAAGCTTCACCAGCTGGCTATGCAGCAGAGCCCCTTCCCCATCACACCAAGCAACCAGGGATTCACTG GAATAGAAGCTTCTGCCCAGACCAGTTCCCATGAGATGACCATTCCAAATGAt CTTATTGGGTGCATCATCGGCCGCCAGGGAGCAAAGATTAACGAGATCAGACAAATGTCGGGTGCCCAGATCAAGATCGCAAATCCAGTGGATGGCTCAACTGACCGCCAGGTCACCATCACAGGCTCGCCTGCCAGCATCAGTCTGGCTGAGTACCTCATCAACGCCAG TGTAGAGTCCTCTAaacctcctccctcctcctcctcctccttgaaCCCTGAACAGACCAGCCTGTGCCCTCCTTCCAcctctactactactactaccactactactactactactaccaccaccaccacttcttCTGCTGctacctcctccttctcttcctcctcctcctcttcctcctgtgtgGTGCCCCCCTCAGCCTCCATTCCTCTGTCCTTGTTGGCTCCAGGGCCgcctcctccttcctcttcttcctcctcttcctcctccactgaTTCCCTGCTCCCCAGCTCTCCTGCCTGTGTGTCAAGTCTCCTCAATCTGAAGCCCCTCCCTCTCTTGGCCCTCCATGTTGTCAGCGGGCCCAGTAACCCCGCACACCCAATCCCCACTGAGCCCAAAATCGCCCCAGAGCTGGGCTCCAAGTCTAAAAGGCGAAGGCTCTCCCCTTACTAA
- the LOC137127146 gene encoding poly(rC)-binding protein 2 isoform X5 codes for MDSGVIEGGLNVTLTIRLLMHGKEVGSIIGKKGESVKKMREESGARINISEGNCPERIITLAGPTTAIFKAFSMIIEKLEEDISSSMTNSTATSKPPVTLRIVVPASQCGSLIGKGGCKIKEIRESTGAQVQVAGDMLPNSTERAITIAGTPQSIIECVKQICVVMLESPPKGVTIPYRPKPSGSPVIFAGGQAYAVQGQHAIPQPDSSSAAISPQLTKLHQLAMQQSPFPITPSNQGFTGIEASAQTSSHEMTIPNDLIGCIIGRQGAKINEIRQMSGAQIKIANPVDGSTDRQVTITGSPASISLAEYLINARLSSEATGLAAN; via the exons ATGGACTCCGGTGTGATTGAAGGAGGGCTTAATGTCACTCTTACCATTAGGCTGCTCATGCATGGCAAG GAAGTTGGGAGTATTATTGGAAAG AAAGGGGAATCTGTGAAGAAGATGAGAGAAGAG AGTGGGGCACGCATCAACATCTCTGAGGGCAATTGTCCTGAGAGGATCATTACTTTGGCAGGTCCAACCACCGCCATCTTTAAGGCATTCTCCATGATCATTGAAAAGCTGGAAGAG GACATAAGCAGCTCAATGACAAACAGCACAGCTACCAGCAAGCCCCCAGTGACTCTACGCATTGTGGTGCCTGCCAGTCAGTGTGGCTCTCTCATCGGTAAAGGTGGCTGCAAGATCAAGGAAATTCGAGAG TCAACCGGTGCTCAGGTACAAGTGGCAGGAGACATGCTCCCCAACTCCACAGAGCGTGCCATCACCATTGCTGGCACTCCCCAGTCAATAATTGAGTGTGTGAAGCAGATCTGCGTAGTTATGCTCGAG TCTCCTCCTAAGGGAGTCACTATCCCCTACCGACCTAAGCCTTCAGGATCCCCCGTCATTTTTGCAGGTGGACAG gCATATGCTGTACAAGGGCAGCACGCGATTCCACAGCCAGAT tCTTCCTCTGCTGCTATCTCTCCACAGCTCACCAAGCTTCACCAGCTGGCTATGCAGCAGAGCCCCTTCCCCATCACACCAAGCAACCAGGGATTCACTG GAATAGAAGCTTCTGCCCAGACCAGTTCCCATGAGATGACCATTCCAAATGAt CTTATTGGGTGCATCATCGGCCGCCAGGGAGCAAAGATTAACGAGATCAGACAAATGTCGGGTGCCCAGATCAAGATCGCAAATCCAGTGGATGGCTCAACTGACCGCCAGGTCACCATCACAGGCTCGCCTGCCAGCATCAGTCTGGCTGAGTACCTCATCAACGCCAG GCTTTCCTCTGAGGCCACAGGACTGGCAGCCAACTGA